The Mycolicibacterium mageritense genome contains a region encoding:
- the yidC gene encoding membrane protein insertase YidC produces the protein MFNWFSLDIIYYPVSAIMWVWYKAFAFILGPSNFFAWALSVMFLVFTLRAILYKPFVRQIRTTRQMQELQPQIKALQKKYGKDRQRMALEMQKLQREHGFNPILGCLPMLAQIPVFLGLFHVLRSFNRTQGGFGQIQLTVEQNRATGNYVFSPTDVAHFLDANLFGAPLGATMIQKTGLDAFTEFNRMSVILVGVPIMILAGIATYFNSRASVARQSPEAAANPQTAMMNKLALYVFPLGVVVGGPFLPLAIILYWFSNNIWTFGQQHYVFGMIEKEEEAKKQEALERRAANAPAPGAKPNRARKTQTEEPVATADAGDAGQDEQTTGSTGSTGAKDGSDGAVGRTPKPGARPKKRKR, from the coding sequence ATGTTTAATTGGTTCAGTCTCGACATCATCTACTACCCGGTGTCGGCCATAATGTGGGTCTGGTACAAGGCGTTCGCCTTCATTCTGGGGCCTTCCAACTTCTTCGCGTGGGCACTGTCGGTGATGTTCCTGGTGTTCACCCTGCGCGCGATCCTGTACAAGCCGTTCGTCCGCCAGATCCGGACCACGCGCCAGATGCAGGAGTTGCAGCCCCAGATCAAGGCTCTGCAGAAAAAGTACGGCAAGGATCGTCAGCGCATGGCGCTGGAGATGCAGAAGCTGCAGCGCGAACACGGGTTCAACCCGATCCTCGGTTGCCTGCCGATGCTCGCGCAGATCCCGGTGTTCCTCGGCTTGTTCCACGTGTTGCGGTCGTTCAACCGGACCCAGGGTGGCTTCGGGCAGATCCAGTTGACTGTCGAGCAGAACCGCGCGACCGGCAACTACGTCTTCAGCCCCACCGATGTCGCGCACTTCCTGGACGCGAACCTGTTCGGTGCACCGTTGGGCGCCACGATGATCCAGAAGACCGGTCTGGACGCCTTCACCGAATTCAACCGGATGTCGGTGATCCTGGTCGGTGTGCCGATCATGATCCTGGCCGGCATCGCGACGTACTTCAACAGCCGTGCGTCGGTGGCCCGGCAGAGTCCAGAGGCCGCCGCCAATCCGCAGACCGCGATGATGAACAAACTCGCGCTTTACGTGTTCCCGCTCGGCGTCGTCGTCGGTGGTCCGTTCCTGCCGTTGGCGATCATCCTGTACTGGTTCTCCAACAACATCTGGACGTTCGGTCAGCAGCACTATGTGTTCGGGATGATCGAGAAGGAAGAAGAAGCCAAGAAGCAAGAGGCATTGGAGCGGCGGGCGGCCAACGCCCCGGCGCCGGGAGCGAAACCGAACCGGGCGCGCAAGACGCAGACCGAGGAGCCGGTCGCGACAGCCGACGCGGGCGATGCCGGGCAGGACGAGCAGACCACGGGTTCGACGGGTTCGACGGGTGCCAAGGACGGTTCTGACGGCGCCGTCGGCCGGACACCCAAGCCAGGAGCTCGACCCAAGAAGCGGAAGCGTTGA
- a CDS encoding Jag family protein, giving the protein MTDAQTTDPAADPEVTPDVEAEETKPAATADDDLEERLVAEGEIAGDYLEELLDLLDFDGDIDLDVEGDRAVVSIDGGSDLSKLVGRKGEVLDALQELTRLAVHQKTGERSRLMLDIARWRRRRRDELAALGDKVARRVLESGEREELAPMTPFERKIVHDAVAAVDGVRSESEGVEPSRRVVVLLG; this is encoded by the coding sequence ATGACAGACGCGCAGACGACGGATCCGGCCGCGGACCCTGAGGTGACCCCGGACGTGGAGGCCGAGGAGACCAAGCCCGCGGCGACAGCCGACGACGATCTGGAAGAGCGTTTGGTTGCCGAGGGAGAGATCGCCGGCGACTATCTCGAGGAACTGCTCGATCTGCTCGACTTCGATGGCGACATCGATCTCGATGTCGAGGGGGACCGGGCAGTGGTGAGCATCGACGGCGGCAGCGACCTGAGCAAGTTGGTCGGCCGCAAGGGCGAGGTGCTCGACGCGCTCCAGGAGTTGACGCGGTTGGCCGTGCACCAGAAGACCGGTGAGCGGAGCCGGCTGATGCTGGACATCGCGCGCTGGCGTCGGCGTCGGCGGGACGAGCTCGCGGCGCTGGGCGACAAGGTGGCCCGGCGCGTTCTGGAGTCGGGGGAGCGTGAAGAGCTCGCGCCGATGACGCCGTTCGAACGAAAGATCGTCCACGACGCGGTCGCTGCCGTCGACGGTGTGCGTAGCGAGAGCGAGGGCGTCGAGCCGTCGCGTCGCGTCGTGGTTCTGCTCGGCTGA
- the rsmG gene encoding 16S rRNA (guanine(527)-N(7))-methyltransferase RsmG: MFHVKHGPIAATPQAAIDVFGERVELAVRYTEILAGAGVERGLIGPREVDRLWERHVLNSAVLGELIEAGERVADVGSGAGLPGIPLHLARPDIDVTLIEPLLRRSEFLNEVIAELDLDVRVVRGRAEDRSVREEVGAMDVVTSRAVAAMDKLCRWSMPLLRPGGRMLAIKGERAEAEISEHRRVMASLGAVDARVVRCGANYLNPPVTVVDARRGTSRSERGRPIGRTPGSRGKAGRR; encoded by the coding sequence ATGTTTCACGTGAAACATGGCCCGATTGCCGCGACACCCCAAGCGGCCATCGATGTGTTCGGCGAGCGCGTCGAACTGGCTGTCCGCTATACGGAGATCCTCGCAGGGGCCGGGGTTGAGCGCGGTCTCATCGGCCCGCGAGAAGTAGACCGACTATGGGAACGTCACGTTCTCAACAGTGCGGTGCTGGGCGAATTGATTGAGGCAGGGGAGCGAGTGGCCGACGTCGGCAGCGGCGCCGGCCTTCCCGGCATCCCGCTCCATCTCGCCCGGCCAGATATAGATGTGACTTTGATCGAGCCGCTGTTGCGCCGCAGCGAATTCCTCAACGAAGTGATCGCCGAACTGGATCTCGACGTGCGAGTGGTCCGGGGTCGAGCGGAGGATCGCAGTGTGCGTGAAGAAGTCGGTGCGATGGATGTGGTGACGTCGCGTGCGGTGGCCGCGATGGACAAGCTGTGTCGCTGGAGTATGCCGCTGCTGCGACCGGGTGGTCGGATGTTGGCCATCAAGGGTGAGCGTGCGGAGGCGGAGATCAGCGAGCACCGGCGTGTGATGGCATCGCTGGGTGCGGTGGATGCCAGGGTAGTGAGATGTGGCGCGAACTATTTGAACCCTCCCGTAACCGTCGTCGACGCGCGGCGCGGGACGTCCAGATCGGAACGCGGACGACCGATCGGGAGAACCCCGGGATCACGGGGGAAGGCGGGCAGGAGATGA
- a CDS encoding ParA family protein: protein MRSGQTKAAETAPNGNVSRETWNGGTDPSWTSDASMDTPIAVEAERATRVLHAPHGQLPRPSRQRVFTIANQKGGVGKTTTAVNVAAALALQGLRTLVIDLDPQGNASTALSIEHRPGTPSSYEVLIGEIPVQEALQKSPHSDRLFCIPATIDLAGAEIELVSMVAREGRLRTALAELQHHNFDYVFIDCPPSLGLLTINALVAAPEVLIPIQCEYYALEGVGQLLRNIEMVKAHLNPELSVSTVILTMYDGRTKLADQVAEDVREHFGDKVLRTVIPRSVKVSEAPGYGMTILDYDPGSRGAMSYLDASREIAERGAPPRADQ from the coding sequence ATGCGTTCGGGTCAGACCAAGGCGGCCGAGACGGCTCCCAATGGCAATGTTTCACGTGAAACCTGGAACGGCGGGACAGACCCGTCGTGGACCTCCGATGCCAGTATGGACACGCCCATCGCGGTGGAGGCCGAGCGGGCGACGCGTGTGCTGCACGCCCCGCACGGACAGCTTCCGCGTCCGTCGCGCCAGCGCGTCTTCACGATCGCGAACCAAAAGGGCGGTGTCGGCAAGACCACGACAGCGGTGAACGTCGCGGCCGCGCTGGCGCTCCAAGGTCTGCGCACGCTGGTCATCGATCTCGACCCGCAGGGCAACGCCAGCACCGCACTGAGTATCGAGCACCGCCCGGGCACACCGTCGTCGTACGAGGTGCTGATCGGTGAGATCCCGGTCCAGGAGGCCCTCCAGAAGAGCCCGCACAGTGACCGCCTCTTCTGCATTCCGGCAACGATCGATCTGGCCGGCGCCGAGATCGAATTGGTGAGCATGGTGGCGCGCGAAGGTAGGCTGCGCACCGCGCTGGCAGAACTCCAACACCACAACTTCGACTACGTTTTCATCGACTGCCCGCCGTCGCTCGGGCTGCTCACCATCAACGCGCTCGTCGCCGCTCCGGAGGTGCTCATCCCGATCCAGTGCGAGTACTACGCACTGGAAGGTGTGGGGCAGCTGCTTCGGAACATCGAGATGGTCAAGGCGCACCTCAATCCGGAGCTGTCGGTGTCCACAGTGATACTGACGATGTACGACGGCCGGACGAAGCTGGCAGATCAGGTTGCGGAGGATGTACGTGAGCACTTCGGAGACAAGGTGCTCCGGACCGTCATCCCACGCAGCGTGAAGGTGTCAGAAGCGCCCGGTTACGGGATGACCATCCTCGACTATGACCCGGGTTCACGTGGAGCGATGAGTTATCTGGACGCCAGCCGGGAGATCGCCGAGCGCGGCGCCCCGCCCCGTGCCGACCAGTAG
- a CDS encoding ParB/RepB/Spo0J family partition protein, producing MNQQARKRSGLGRGLASLIPTGPAEDGSDALSPRIGDTAADVLLGPPASAPPVTADEAGATYREIDPARIQPNPRQPRQVFDEEALAELVHSIREFGLMQPIVVRAIESDIDGDTGPHYQIVMGERRWRAAQEAGLSAIPAIVRETGDDNMLRDALLENIHRVQLNPLEEAAAYQQLLDEFGVTHDELAARIGRSRPLISNMIRLLRLPIAVQRRVAAGVLSAGHARALLSLEGGPEAQEELAARIVAEGLSVRATEEAVTLANRDGKTQPAPRRKPIQMPGLQDVAERLSTTFDTRVTVSLGKRKGKIVVEFGSVDDLQRIVDLMSASED from the coding sequence ATGAATCAGCAGGCACGGAAGCGCAGCGGGCTCGGCAGGGGCCTGGCCTCTCTGATTCCCACCGGACCTGCCGAAGACGGTTCGGATGCCTTGAGCCCGCGGATCGGCGACACCGCGGCCGACGTTCTGCTCGGCCCGCCCGCGAGCGCTCCACCGGTGACCGCTGACGAGGCCGGCGCGACATACCGCGAGATCGACCCGGCACGGATCCAGCCCAATCCGCGCCAGCCCCGCCAGGTTTTCGACGAGGAGGCACTCGCCGAGCTGGTGCACTCGATCCGCGAGTTCGGGCTCATGCAACCGATCGTGGTCCGGGCGATCGAGTCCGACATCGACGGCGATACCGGACCTCACTATCAGATCGTCATGGGGGAGCGGCGGTGGCGTGCCGCGCAGGAAGCCGGGCTGTCGGCGATTCCTGCGATCGTCCGCGAGACCGGTGACGACAACATGTTGCGCGACGCGCTGCTGGAGAACATTCACCGCGTGCAGCTGAACCCATTGGAAGAGGCCGCCGCGTACCAGCAGCTGCTCGACGAGTTCGGAGTCACCCACGACGAACTGGCCGCGCGGATCGGCCGGTCGCGGCCGTTGATCTCGAACATGATCCGCCTCCTACGCCTGCCGATCGCGGTGCAGCGCCGGGTCGCGGCAGGCGTGTTGTCGGCCGGTCATGCGCGTGCGCTGCTGTCACTCGAGGGCGGGCCGGAGGCGCAGGAAGAGCTCGCGGCCCGGATCGTCGCCGAGGGGTTGTCGGTCCGTGCCACCGAGGAGGCCGTGACCCTCGCCAACCGTGACGGCAAGACGCAGCCCGCACCGCGCCGCAAGCCGATCCAGATGCCGGGACTTCAGGACGTTGCCGAACGACTGTCGACGACGTTCGACACCCGGGTCACCGTGAGCCTGGGCAAACGCAAGGGCAAGATCGTGGTCGAATTCGGGTCGGTGGATGATCTGCAGCGAATTGTCGATCTGATGAGCGCATCAGAGGACTGA
- a CDS encoding leucine-rich repeat domain-containing protein: MLTPVDPALDAVIDDPESVMDWYRATSQAQQALRDQIRAESIAVNSAFEQLGLAFGCSAKVSINVTGGVVRGVHINSTFQEITAAQWQQIAVFMREHDLDTLDVFSSPDTDLDFLQHFDFLTALNFGETITNVDGLHCLTDKMTWIGWGANRKFSLEVLRRFPHLRVLAVGPAKDFEVVADLRELCWLSMDNTGLADLSMVTGLPHLRRVSMGSGKPPDLSALATLPELELLQFDRWRKLGDADLAPIADCVNLRVLEIDSVPNITTLPDMSRLTKLRVVSLQNMKTLVDLAGLAAAPNLTWAWIDSKATTAQSVTPLVGHPKLTSLTVACHTDALCEQLHALIPADVHQKYTWNNTYIYYRAAMYHHTGSQPGLTT, translated from the coding sequence GTGCTCACACCGGTAGATCCCGCACTCGACGCCGTCATCGACGATCCCGAGTCAGTCATGGACTGGTACCGGGCCACCTCACAGGCTCAACAAGCCCTCCGCGATCAGATCAGGGCCGAAAGCATCGCGGTCAACTCCGCGTTCGAACAACTCGGTCTGGCCTTTGGCTGCTCGGCCAAAGTGTCGATCAACGTCACCGGCGGTGTGGTGCGTGGGGTCCACATCAACTCCACGTTCCAGGAGATCACCGCTGCCCAGTGGCAACAGATCGCAGTGTTCATGCGCGAACACGACCTCGACACCCTGGATGTGTTCAGCTCTCCGGACACCGATCTGGACTTTTTGCAGCATTTCGACTTTCTCACCGCGCTGAACTTCGGCGAGACGATCACCAATGTCGACGGCCTGCACTGTCTCACCGACAAGATGACCTGGATCGGGTGGGGCGCCAACCGCAAATTCTCCCTAGAGGTTCTGCGGCGTTTCCCGCACCTGCGGGTGCTGGCGGTCGGGCCCGCCAAAGACTTCGAGGTCGTGGCCGACCTGCGCGAACTGTGCTGGTTGAGCATGGATAACACTGGCCTGGCTGATCTGTCGATGGTCACCGGACTGCCGCATCTGCGCCGGGTCAGCATGGGCAGTGGAAAACCCCCCGACCTGAGTGCCCTGGCGACGCTGCCCGAACTGGAACTCCTCCAATTCGACCGGTGGCGCAAACTCGGCGACGCCGATCTCGCGCCGATCGCCGACTGTGTGAATCTGCGTGTGCTGGAAATAGATTCAGTCCCCAACATCACGACCCTGCCGGATATGTCGCGCTTGACCAAACTGCGCGTCGTCAGCCTGCAGAACATGAAAACCCTCGTCGATTTGGCCGGGTTGGCCGCTGCACCTAATCTGACGTGGGCCTGGATCGACTCGAAAGCCACCACCGCACAATCGGTCACCCCACTGGTCGGCCACCCAAAACTCACCTCACTGACGGTCGCCTGCCATACCGACGCCCTCTGCGAGCAGCTGCACGCCCTCATCCCCGCTGACGTGCACCAGAAATACACCTGGAACAACACCTACATCTACTACCGGGCTGCCATGTACCACCACACCGGCTCCCAGCCCGGACTGACCACATAG
- a CDS encoding N-acetylmuramoyl-L-alanine amidase, with amino-acid sequence MSSLRRGDRGGAVTEIRAALAALGLIDSPDADLTTGKHVALDAFDDELDHAVRAFQQHRGLLVDGIVGEATYRALREASYRLGARTLNHQFGAPMYGDDVATLQARLQDLGFYTGMVDGHFGLQTHNALSSYQREYGLYPDGICGPETLRSLYFLGSRVTGGSPHAIREEELVRRSGPRLSGKRVIIDPGRGGSDHGLIMHGPDGPISEADILWDLASRLEGRMTAIGMDTFTSRPPNRSPSDAERAGTANTVGADLMISLRCATQSSPAANGVASFHFGNSHGSVSTIGRNLADFIQREVVARTGLRDCRTHGRTWDLLRLTRMPTVQVDIGYITNPRDRGLLVSTQTRDAIAEGILAAVKRLYLLGKNDRPTGTFTFAELLAHELSVEQASRGA; translated from the coding sequence ATGTCGAGTCTGCGTCGCGGTGACCGTGGCGGTGCGGTCACCGAGATCCGGGCAGCATTGGCGGCACTCGGACTGATCGACAGTCCGGATGCCGATCTGACCACGGGCAAGCACGTCGCGCTCGATGCGTTCGACGACGAGCTTGACCACGCTGTCCGCGCATTTCAGCAGCACCGAGGACTTTTGGTCGACGGCATAGTCGGCGAAGCGACGTACCGCGCGTTGCGAGAGGCGTCCTACCGGCTCGGGGCCCGGACGCTCAACCATCAGTTCGGCGCACCGATGTACGGCGACGACGTCGCGACGCTGCAGGCCCGGCTGCAGGATCTCGGTTTCTACACCGGAATGGTGGACGGCCATTTCGGTCTGCAGACCCACAACGCGTTGTCCTCCTACCAGCGCGAGTACGGGTTGTATCCGGACGGCATCTGCGGCCCGGAAACCCTGCGCTCGCTGTACTTCCTGGGTTCACGCGTGACCGGCGGCTCACCGCACGCGATCCGTGAGGAAGAACTCGTTCGCCGGTCCGGTCCGAGACTGTCGGGCAAGCGCGTGATCATCGATCCGGGCCGCGGCGGCTCCGATCACGGACTGATCATGCACGGCCCGGACGGCCCCATCAGCGAAGCGGACATCCTGTGGGACTTGGCAAGTCGCCTGGAAGGCCGCATGACGGCCATCGGGATGGACACCTTCACGTCCCGCCCGCCCAACCGCAGCCCATCGGATGCGGAGCGGGCCGGCACCGCGAATACCGTTGGGGCCGACCTGATGATCAGCCTGCGGTGCGCGACACAGTCGAGCCCCGCGGCCAACGGTGTGGCGTCGTTCCACTTCGGTAATTCGCACGGCTCGGTGTCGACCATCGGGCGCAATCTCGCAGACTTCATTCAGCGGGAAGTTGTGGCCCGCACCGGATTACGCGATTGCCGTACCCATGGCCGCACCTGGGATCTGCTCCGGCTGACCCGCATGCCGACCGTGCAGGTCGACATCGGCTACATCACCAACCCGCGTGATCGTGGGCTGCTGGTCTCCACCCAGACGCGCGACGCGATCGCCGAAGGCATCCTCGCCGCGGTCAAACGCCTGTACCTGCTCGGCAAGAATGACCGCCCGACAGGGACTTTCACGTTCGCAGAGCTTCTGGCTCACGAGCTGTCGGTCGAACAGGCCAGCCGCGGCGCCTGA